From the bacterium genome, the window GACGCTACAATTCCAATTCACGTTTCAATACCCAACATTGTCATCCCGATCCGCCGCAGGCGGAGAGGGATCTGCTTTTCCCACCGACGGTCAAAAGCAAATGCTTCGCTCCGCTCAGCATGACAAGACCGGACGGCAACAGGGGAGAACCCCATCCACGCAATGCATGATATACCGGGAGGGCGAGCCTCCCGGTGAGCCGCCGCAGCATGATGACCACGTCGCATCCATGTCCATCGCTGTCCCCCGAACAGACTCGCGTATTGGCGACCAACGCGCCCGCCATCCGCAGCGGCTCGGCAGGATCCTCGCCCTCCCATTCGCATCGATCATTCTCGATCGGGAGGGCGAGGCTTCCGCCGAGCCTGCTCTTTGCCGGCGGCACCCCGGGCAGGTCTCAGACCCGCCCCTACAATCGCAATTCGCATTCAAACACCCACCATTGTCTGTTTCGCTGCGCCCCGCATTACAACCTTGGAGGCACATCGGATGCGACCCCCGCCGCTCTTTACTACCCCCCGGCAATTGCCGTTATTACCACGGCATGGCCAGCGTCTTCGAACGACAACTTAAACGCCTCGGCCTGTTTGGGCTGACACGGCTGTCGCGCACGCCCCGGCAGGGGCGAGCCGACATCGACCATACGGCCGTGCGCCGCATCCTGGTCGTTCGTCCCGATGAACGCATCGGCAACGCCATCCTGATCATCCCGTTGCTCAATGCCCTGCGCGGGCACTACCCGCAGGCGCGTCTCTCGCTGGTCATGGCGCGCCGGTATTGGGATCTGCGCGAGTGGATCCCTTCCGTCGATGAGTTCATCCCCTTCGACAAGCGGAGCTATGCCCGCAACCCGATCGCGTTCGCGGCGTTCATCCGCCGTCTGCGCAAATGCCGCTACGATCTGGTCTTCGACGCCGCCGGCGATCATTCCGTGTCGTTCACGCACCTGGCCATCGCCGCCTGCTCCGGCGGACGCTTTCGCATCGGCCATGACCGCGGCGGGGCGGGGCAGTGCTATGAAGTCCCTGTCCCGGTCGCTCCGGATGATCGCCACGAGACCGAGCGTCACCTCGATCTTTTGCGCGCGATTGCCGCTGTCGATCCCGACCCGCGTCCCCTGCTCAAGCCGCTGGCCGACCACGGCGCCGCCGAACGGATCTGGCGCGACCAGGGGTGGCGCAGCGATAAGCCCACCGTGATCATCCATCCCGGCGCGCGCGGTCGCAAACGCTGGCCGGCCGTGCACTTCGCCGCCGTCGCCAACCGTCTCGCCGCGCAGGGCTGCCAGGTTGGCGTGGTCTGGGGACCGGCCGACACGCAGGCCGCCGAGGAGATGATGCGCGCGGTCGACTCCGGCGTTCGCCCGCTCGGTATCCTCCGCTTTCATGATTTCGTCGCGGCGGTTGCCGCCGCCGAGGTCTTTTTCTCCGGCGACTGCGGCCCGATGCATCTGGCCGCCGCCACACCCCCTCGGCAAGCGGTCGTCACCGTCTTCGTGGTCGACAAACTCGCCCGCTACCGCCCGCTCGGCCCGCGCGACATCGCCGTCCTCGACGATCCCGACCATCCTGACATCGCAGGG encodes:
- a CDS encoding glycosyltransferase family 9 protein, with product MASVFERQLKRLGLFGLTRLSRTPRQGRADIDHTAVRRILVVRPDERIGNAILIIPLLNALRGHYPQARLSLVMARRYWDLREWIPSVDEFIPFDKRSYARNPIAFAAFIRRLRKCRYDLVFDAAGDHSVSFTHLAIAACSGGRFRIGHDRGGAGQCYEVPVPVAPDDRHETERHLDLLRAIAAVDPDPRPLLKPLADHGAAERIWRDQGWRSDKPTVIIHPGARGRKRWPAVHFAAVANRLAAQGCQVGVVWGPADTQAAEEMMRAVDSGVRPLGILRFHDFVAAVAAAEVFFSGDCGPMHLAAATPPRQAVVTVFVVDKLARYRPLGPRDIAVLDDPDHPDIAGITARILSLVEIGALTAASRSAIA